Below is a genomic region from Gadus macrocephalus chromosome 14, ASM3116895v1.
ATGTTAACATTGTTTACGCAATTTCGACTTTGAACTTTCCCTTCAcctgatttaagccatttaatgtttctttatgtctttattaaaaaatattttcaacctcactttgtactacagcactcgcattttctgcaggaaatgcattttctagtccCATTTGTTATCCCTGTCCACCGCTGGCAGGCACAATGACCTGGCCCTCCAGCTGAGACGCCACTACCACAACCTCCTGAGTCGCGTGGACCTCCAGCACCTCCCCTCGGTGGCCACAGACATCGCCCGCCTCCGCGCCGGGCGCGTGCAGACGCAGGTACTCATCGATAGTCGTCGTTGTCTACCCCACTGAAGGGTCGGTTTGTCTGTTCATTGACCATCGGAGCTTCTATCGGATCTAGAAGTCGTGGCTCAGCCATTCTCCCATGAGCACATGACTCCATGAACCTCTACTTGTAAATAAATAACTAGAATACTTCCGATAACGATACCTGTATCGGAAGTTcctcagaggaagagagatgtaTCTGTGTAGAGAGAACTGTACTCTGGGCAGAGAGAACTGTACTCTGGGCAGAGAGAACTGTCCACCGTGTTGTGAACCAGGAACTGAAGCAGAGCAGTGTGACTGAGCAGCCCTTTCTCTTGCCTTGTCCGGCCCTCTCCTGTCGTGTTCATCGTCAGGTGTTTGCTGCGTATGTGCTCTGCGGGGCCCAGGAGAAGGACGCAGTCCGGCTGACCCTGGAACAGCTGGACGTGATCAGACGCATGTGCACAGAGTACACGGACATGGAGCTGGTCACCACTGCAGAGGGTACGGCCCTGACACTACAGGATCTGCATAGGGACACATAATATAAGGACGTCGCAATACTGATCATTAATAAAAGTACCATTGTAAAATATAAGACAAGATTACAATCAGCCGTAACTACGGCAACATTTCGATGGATCACATCCGTATATTTGAAAATGCCAAAAGATGTATGGGACAAGTTGCTATTTTTTTTCAGTAGTGAATCATAACTTGTAAAAATTTCAGACGAAAATGATTTGAATGACGTTATTGAATATGTAAAATCAACCAAGAtaagataaataataaataatggcaATATCCTCAATATACATTACAATATACAAAtaagagagtgtgagtgtgtgtgtgtgtgtgtgtgtgtgtgtgtgtgtgtgtgtgtgtgtgtgtgtgtgtgtgtgtgtgtgtgtgtgtgtgtgtgtgtgtgtgtgtgtgtgtgtgtgtgtgtgatgaaaagCATATATTATTAGAATATacatataatgtgtgtgtgtgtgtgtgtgtgtgtgtgtgtgtgtgtgtgcgttagaaTAAACAtagattgtgtgtgagtgtgtgcgttattatatacatttttgtctgtgttatgttatatatctatgtatcagTACCTGGTCAACATGCGTGTGTTTCTGCTGGCTGCGGTCAGGACTCCGCGGGGCAGAGTCAAGGGGTAAGATAGCGTGTGTGCTCAGCATCGAGGGAGGTCATTCCCTGGACAGCAGCCTGCCCACTCTCCGGATGTTCTACCTGCTGGGGGTCCGCTCCATGGCCCTCACACAcaactgcaacaccccctggtGAGGAGGACCTGGGTCACTAGAACATCATCTTCTTTAATTATGAAATCATGGTCATGTGATTAAAAACGGGAGCTTAGTTTTAGGTTGGGTTAAGTAGATGGTGTAGTGTGGTGTAATGTGTTGGTACCAGTCGAAAGGGTCCCCGATGTCCACAGTCTAACTGTAACTGtagtaacccctacctgctgctgaTATGCATCTCCAGTCACTGGAAGCAGCTTTGCATTAAATGCGTTGATGacttaacaacacacacatactgacacactcACCAAACATGTGAGGAGTTTCTTTGATGTTTCAAACTTGAACATATGTCTCATGGGAAGCCCAGGATATAAACACATTTTATTCCTGAAATACTGCGTTTCTTCATGCATCTATGTTGTGTTTTCACTCCTCTTTTTGTAGGGCCGGGTCCTCCTCAGATCTTTATAATTTCTATCGGAGAGAGAACAACACCCTCACTCTCTTTGGTCAGGTACGCTCCATCTTTACGTTGCGTTCTGTTCCTCATGCTTCACAATATTGTTCCATATTATTTGCGACAGGCATTGTTACCCGGGCTATTACGATCTTTACATAAAACCAAATCCATGTTTTACAGGCCCCAATTAAAGCCAACAGGTTCTATTATCTACAATCCAGGGTTCCTGTTCCAGTTATTGGGGGATGTTTGTTCTCTACGTATCGTAGTTTAAACTCCGTCCTCTCGTCTGTGGTCCACCCTTTCTGCACATGCCAGCTTTAAGGATTTTCTTGTTTCGTACTCATATCATGGATGGATAACTCTACCAAATTGACTTTTATATTAATGGGGGTTTTAATGAATGAAATCTATCTTAATCAAAAGTTGGAGTACCGTACCGTTTTTTTTGTATAGATAGAGGCGAAGCCCGATTaaacttcaatgtatttttctCCTTACTTAACTAAACAATGTCCAGCCACGCATACAGTTCTTCCTGGCTTCTACACGCCAGGGAGAACAAGGAGAATTCCCAACAAGACGAGACACGTCTGCTGATGAAAGGGCTTTGTAAAGCCCCATCACCGGTCGGATGTGATGGTGCTAATGCCTTGCTAGGCGGTGGTGCAGGAGATGAACCGACTGGGGATGATCGTGGACCTTTCCCACAGCTCCTGGGAGACGGCCAGGGCGGCCATCAGCGTCTCCAAGGCTCCCGTGGTCTTCAGCCACTCCTCCGCCTACGCCATCTGCAACCACAGCCGCAACGTCCCCGATTGGCTGCTGCATGAACTGGtatgaaagtgtgtttgtgtgtgtgtgtgtgtgtgtgtgtgttggggggggggatgtcaaTCATTGGTATGGTGTCAatagtttttttgtatttttccagAATGAGTGAAATATTTATAGTTCTGTCTCTGCAGAAGAAGAACCGTGGTTTGATCATGGTGACTCTCTTCAGTGACTTTGTGGCCTGCGAGGGTCAGGCTAATGTGTCTTCTGTGGCCGGTAAGGAGTCTGTGTGGATCAGCCAATCATCTGTTTctgttgtttgtatgtgtggtgAGTCTGTAAATGTTCTGAAGCCTCTGTTGACATGCTTTTATCGTTTTTTGCAGACCACTTTGACCACATCAGAAACACGATTGGAGCGGAGTTTATTGGAATAGGGGGAGACTATGAAGGCGTCCTtcggtaaaagaaaaaaaggtttttaaCAAGCAGCAAAATTACAAGTTCAACATAGATATGTGCTTGTTCTTTGTGCACCATTCTTACATTTAAGGACATTTAacctaaatacacacatgcaaggcgacagccagctcgtcggcaGTATTAAgggggaggtgtcttgctcagggacacctcaacactcagctaggaggagctgggggtcgAACTAGCGACCTCCCGGTTAGAAgttaacccgctctacctcctgagcaaaGCCAACCACCATCAAACAATGTGTGTCTACATTCTTTAATTGATCAACAGATTTCCTTTGGGACTAGAAGATGTCTCCAAGTATCCTGTCCTCATCCAGGAACTGCTGCGCAGGAAGTGGCCCGAACAGGAAGTGGCGGGTGTCCTGCGACAGAACTTCCTGCGTGTTTTTGACGAGGTGGAAAAGGTGAGTGATCCCATCATAACCGTCACATTTAGTGTCACTATCAAACAAATGTGATTCATCCTTATTATTTGACCTATTTTCTCAGGTGCGTGATGAGTTGAGGTTGAGCCCGCCGGGTGAGGCGCAGATCGCCCCGGAGGCGGTGGAACACCCGTGCAGACTGGTGCTCCGCCCGCCCCCTTCTCAAGCCCCCTCCTCGGCTCCGTCCTCGGGACCACCGCGGCTCCTTTCGGTCGCGCTCCTGCTGCCCGCCAGCCTCCTCGCTCTTCATTGATCCGGGCTGAACCTCGGGCTGAGGTTCCTGAATCTCATCATGCATCGCTGTGCTATAAAACAAACCATTAGCCAAAACGTAGAGCCATCTTTCCAAAACTATTCTTTTATGATTCATTTTGAtatcttatattttatattcaagatttattttacaaaacaCTGTTTATCCTAATAAAGATATTAGCTGGACTGAGGATTATAAGATATTTGGGTAGCACTTTGGAATACTTGCATATTTGAAGCATTAACAATGTAGTAACTAGAAAATTCAGCATTTATACACCGATACTTCATGCATAATCAGTTAATtaaattattaataaaaaaattgaaGAACAAACTATTGACGTGTTAACTGATTATGAATAGCATGCCAATGAGTATTCATACTTGATAAATGAGAATCACTATAAATTCTTAAAGGTTTCAGTTAAGTGTTACCGAGATTTGGTGTATAACTTTATGACCTTATAAAACTAGCAGAGTTCATGTAGCTATTTCTGTTAGACTCAAATCAGGCAGGCAGCACACACAATCTGCAGAGTTATGCTGTTTGATGAATAAGTATTTGATTGCAAGTGACTGTTATACATAAGACACTCAACTTAAGTTGACAAATCAAGGAAAAGCTATCCAGTTGACAAAATACGAGACTCCAGGCATTCGATTTCCTTGgcgttttatttattaatacaaaagGTAGTTTTTCCCATCCACACTTCAATCTATAGAGTAAGAAACAGGAATGTGTGCAACAATGCCTGTGATGGCGCAGGAAATATATCTTGTTTCTAGTCCGTCAGAtacaaaatcaaataaaaatacatgTGTGGTGATTCCAAAAACTATTTAtcttcaaaacgtatttcttaACAATATAAATCCTTGTCGAATACAAAACatccataaataaaaaaacaaagaacacCTTCAGCAATTGCTTTTACAATTCCCTTGCATCTACATTcacaaataacattttaataCACGTCCATTACCAGCAATGACTTTTACAATTTCTCATCATGTTTATATCTCTCTAACCTCATTGTGGGGAGAACtaacaaataaataaggaaataaatacatttctgcTGCCAAGGCGCTGCTAGAAGCGTTGGGTGAGGCGCACTGCAGAAGCTAGCGTagcagaagaaagaaagaaaccaaTCCACTGTCCAGAAGAGTCCGTCTGACTGCGTTGTACCGTCTGACTGAGAGTCCCTATTTAGTCGCAGGTGTATCTACACGCTAGCATAGTTAGCGAGCTTCTAactaagaaaatacaaaaaatactgACATCGTTGATGGACGTTTGGTCTGAACGTGACTTGGAAAAGTTGGGATATTAACAGATATTTCTGAGAGTCTTCTTTTTGTAAAGGATCTCAGAAGTCGTAAAGCGAACACCAGTACCGCTGGTCATGTGTTGCTGTGTCTCGCCGGGGCTGGGCCGAGGCCGAGCGAGCCCtttatagtagtagtatagtagtagtatagtagtagcagtagttagggttagggtggttgGTCAGGAGTAGATGGTGATGActtcccgcccccctcctcggaCCAGCAGCACTCGCTCCAAGCCCTCGGTCAGAACCTCAAGGAACTCCATGTCTGACGCCAACGTTAAGCAAATCAGCCGGGGCGAAACAACACAGAAAGCATGCCTCACATATTCTATGCTGCTCGAgcgctccgctcaactacctcaggtGGAcgcctggtaccgccatcgctcaGAGCGAGCAAAGGTCCATCATCAAAGTCAAAACTATTCTCTGCATTGGCGCCGCagcggtggaacgagctcccggCTGCCAGGAGAGTTGCTCACCGGCTACctcaaaagactcaagactcacttgttcataGTTCagctggactctgcatagcctccccactaacccccccaaCCTTACACCCTTATTGTATAATTGAACTTTGAACtttatgtacgcacttattgtacgttgtacgtcctggcacttaaagatAGTACTtatcattgtgtagcatcttatccgagctatctttgttgtatacagggaatgggttaacctagtgattatGAGTGCTTGactcggttctatgaacatccttacagtaccgacagcgatatatggtttctctttcttctgacaaattaacttattttaagtcgctttggattaaagcgtcctCTCAACACCCTGAatttaaatgttaatgtaaaaggAAGTAAGAAAAAATATTAGATAAATGTTAGCTTTGTAAGGATACAGTTCTCGTCCCCGCCCGTGTCCCGGGGCGGGCCGGGCATGTTGAGCAGCACCAGGCGGGCGTCGTGGGACCGGTTGACGATCACCTCGTTGAGCTTCACCGCCGTGTGCATCCGCCTCACGTTGGACTGGtccctggagggggagagagacagagacagagacagagacagagagagagagagagagagagagagagagagagagagagagagagggtgttatGGGTCCTTATGGCACTCACAGGGTGAGTGTCTAACGCTGCTTTCAGGCGTAATGACGTGATATGGTGTGAGATGCACTTTAAGGCTGAGTAAACCACCAAGACACTTTGTGCCATTGGAAAATGCTCTGTATGTGTCTCAGAAGTGTTGGAACAATGCTGTGTTCATTTTGACAAAAATGTGTATGTCCTATGTACACACTGCATGTTACACTCCTCGAGTGTGATGTGAATTTTGACCATGCTTGACAATGTCGCTCTCACTTGCTCAAGGTAATACCAGTGTGTAGTTTTTCTAAAACCATTACGACTGTCACGACTTTTTGATATTTGAGGTGGAAAAAGTTGTTCTGCTAAAACAGGCATTAAGTGTTCGGTCAAACGACGAAACCAATGAAGTCATTTATCCTCAGTCATTAAGATTCTCAAAACAGAAGTCGCTCCGACTCACGGTTTTAGGCTGATGAGCTCTCTGAAGTTCTCTGGGGCGTTGGTGTGGTTCCTCCTCTCCGCCTCACACTTCTCCTTGGTCCAGGTCATGTGGACCTTCTCCGTGGGAgactccagcacctcctcctcctcgtcagaGTACAGGCTTCCCATGCGCACCAGGGAGTGCCGGTCCTTCACCAGTTGGGCCTTCACAGGACAACAGAGGATCAGGAGAGATGAAGTTCTGGGAAAACCATGATTTTAGTAGCTTTagtaacttatttattttttacttattgCTCTGTTTTGCAGTTTTAAATTTTTTGGATTGATGTATTAGCTGCTTCATTTTTAATTGAATATCCTCCCCATTAAAATTGCATGTCAAAGACTCTTCTTTCATGCCTTGAAAGAAATTGTATTTCATATATTAAAGCCGAGGATAATGGAAACCAATTCCGGTGTAATTACCTTAAAACAGCTTGCTAAGTGCTTTCACATTATGAAATCAGTTAGCAGGCCTATACCAGCCTGAGATATTTCTATCTCCCCGTAATTACAGACTTGATTTGAACAGTACACACCACGGTTGTAACATGTCCCCTAGCAGTTTTGCGACGGCTAAACCATTAAGACTTCACCACACTCTGCAACCTAATAGTTTGAGACATTCCCGTTTgaattaagtaggcctacatagatatTTGTTGAATAAAACGTTTTGACGACATGAAAAGCAAAAATACTTCTTACTATCTTTTTCATATTATCAACACTAGCTATCCTTACATTATGTACCGAGATAACATGAGATAACGATACAGAATCTAATAGTCTAATAGTAATGTCATCTTATCCCGCCCTCTCCTTAGGCGAGAAACATATTTGGCAACAAATCAGTTAAAATGATTATGCTCATTCTCAATGAGCCTTGACACGTACCATTCAGTGAGTGCTACGGGGACATAGGGTTGAATTGCAGACAAGAGCCATTGTGACAAAAGGTTTATGTTGCCGCTAAGTGCTGCGCACTTGACTTGAATTGTTAAAGGAGTTTTTGCCATcatgataataatgatgatgatttttctggcataatttacattttaaagCTAGCCAACCGTTTCAGCCCGAAACGATTTGATCGTCCCACCAAAAACATTAGGCCTATTCAAAAATTAAAATACAGTATGATAAAAAGGTTAAGAAACAACAGGCAATGCAAAATCACACTGGAATGTTGCGATGTCCCCTAGTAGCATGTAGAAGGTAAAGGATCTGCCAGAACTCACCTCTCGGTCCCTCTCTGCGCTGGACAGCCTCATCTGCCTCAGCATCTGAGACCTCTGCTCCATCATCAGCGTCCGCTCGTACGTGTAGGCGGAAATATCGCTGTCGTGCTGCGGAACCAAGCGTGTGCGAGTATGAGTGTGATATACTGGTCCACCACCAGGACCCCTATGTCTCAGCTTGGGAGCTGAGCACACAGActcaccatctccaccacctccacctcagcctCGATCCTTAGCTGGTAGAGGAAGGTGGCTAGGTCCTTCTTCATCTGGATGCTGTTGTCGTCCATCTGGGCCACGGTGAAGATGCGCATGTTGCACTTCCGCCACACCTGGAACACAGAAGCCAAACATTTTAACAACATTTAAATTTTTTCTTTAGACTCCTGTTACTTTCatgtttgcttctttttttctcGAGGGAGATCAAATACATCAGGTACATGAATCAAAATCAATCGTATTAACCAAACATTATACGCTGACATATATACTCTTTGTTTAGTCTTGATTACCCTGTCACTAAAAatctattcattcattcatgaactGTAAACCATCCATAAATCAGATCATGTGAAGCAGTGTAGATGTGTCTATCAGATAACATGACTCATAATCATACTTCTATTCATAAAGGCCAGTACATGTCAAAAGGTTTAGCTATGAACTTAAAGAAGAGCTGTCTGGAGGAGTCCCTACTAGCGGTCACCTTGTGCTGCTTGAGCAGGAAGGGCAGCAGCATGAGCATGCCCCCGTCGTGTACGATCCACCACACGTCGATGTTGCCGTCGCTGAAGCGTTCGTGGTTGCTGGGGTAGAAGGACACGTTCTTGGGCACCATCAGGGCCAGGTGGGCGGCCGTGGTGCAGCGCACCGTGTCTGGGGGACGGACAGAGATCAGCCGTTAACAATATGAACGAGAACTGTGGATATCTACACCTGATGTGAGCAGTGGTGAGAAATTCCCcccataaatacatatttttaaactatatagtataatatatatatatatatattatatatatatatattttattataaaaaattAGTATGAAAAATATTCATTGATTTTTACCAAAAAACAACGTTTTTTAAAGACGTACCTATTGGTTAAAAATCGCCgcattttttttgtactttttttaattttaacaaaataaaataaaatgtaactttttttgggggatttttcAATCAGAACTTGAAGAACAAAAATCCCTGGTTCAATCTGAAACCAAAATCCCAGGTGAGCATCTTCAACCACAGAACTCAAAGGTTTTGTCCCTCTACACGTACTGATGAAGGTCTTCCAGGCGCGGGGGTCCTCGCTCTGCCTCCAGCCGTAGGGCCAGCCCATCACCACCGTGTTGTGCTTCATGCCCCCCAGGCCGCAGGACTGGATCAGGTGGGCAATGCCGTCCCTCACCTTGGAGGCCACCACCACCTGGCAGAAGCCCTTCACCCGCTCAATCTCCATCATGTTCTTGATGGCCTAGGGAGGGATGCGGCAGGGGAGACTTTagagcagggctattcaacctccttaacaagtgggccgaaaaggaaaaccactggggttcatgggccacacagagtaaaactacgtgaatgaatcgtTGCAAAtcaatcgtacttaaagtagtgttaacttaatatatatagtaccactacatggaataaacttgtcagacgcattccttccttcttcacttttaatcgtatcattataaaagattttgttctcacatattatggacacgtatttagaattcaacaatgttgtttgaatcatcacaaaacagaactactgtacatatgagacattttgggCCATTGAGTCAGTAAGAAAGGTTGCAcagccttgtttgcctagtttggctcatcctgagactcttatgcagcttctcataggtcatggagcaacgtgcccttgttctgatggcattcatatgagaaaagctagactcatgtatcggttgagccaaacattgtcagaataagtgatgccagttcctgattgtggggtactgatactggctagtatcaccggctacacacaggaacctgatttgcatgcaactatgtttctcctttattaaatgtattttttgcatgcaacctcttgcgggccagaaaaaaattaagaggggccgcatttggcccacgggcctgCTTTAGAGGGATGAACCAGGAATTCTGCATTTGTGTTCATCCATGCATGTCTTTATtacactatttatttatttatttgctagTTCTTCACTACCTTAAcattgaaaataattatttatttggagtcatattatatattcaatcgtaatcttcttcttctttaataTATTAAAAACCTTATAATATATTTTCTAAGCTTTGAATGTATGGGAAAGATTGATGTTGATTATCTTGGTGTTACTGCGTGGACTGCAGTACAGACAGTATAGCCCCgtacaaacaaaccaacagagCTAGCCTGGTGGGCCAGATGTCTACCTGCCGTCTCTACCTGTTCAGACGCCTGTGTTTCCCCATAGCTCTCCAGGAAGTTCCCCTGGATCACAGAGCCCACAATGGTCAGCCCTTTGCCCGCCTTGAGCTGCGAGGCGAAGGTCAGCAGCCGGGGGTACTTGACATGGAGGTCTTCGTCCATCTTCAGCAGCACTAGCAGCTGAGGTCTTTCAACGAAGATAAGAATACACAGAAGACTGTGAGTAAATACTTCAACACATTTTAGTTTATT
It encodes:
- the dpep2 gene encoding dipeptidase 2 isoform X3; this encodes MGPVSMPSTICSSIFRLAMFSSVCGQLLGDSETDRVQDLMSRYPLIDGHNDLALQLRRHYHNLLSRVDLQHLPSVATDIARLRAGRVQTQVFAAYVLCGAQEKDAVRLTLEQLDVIRRMCTEYTDMELVTTAEGLRGAESRGKIACVLSIEGGHSLDSSLPTLRMFYLLGVRSMALTHNCNTPCSWETARAAISVSKAPVVFSHSSAYAICNHSRNVPDWLLHELKKNRGLIMVTLFSDFVACEGQANVSSVADHFDHIRNTIGAEFIGIGGDYEGVLRFPLGLEDVSKYPVLIQELLRRKWPEQEVAGVLRQNFLRVFDEVEKVRDELRLSPPGEAQIAPEAVEHPCRLVLRPPPSQAPSSAPSSGPPRLLSVALLLPASLLALH
- the dpep2 gene encoding dipeptidase 2 isoform X1; translation: MGPVSMPSTICSSIFRLAMFSSVCGQLLGDSETDRVQDLMSRYPLIDGHNDLALQLRRHYHNLLSRVDLQHLPSVATDIARLRAGRVQTQVFAAYVLCGAQEKDAVRLTLEQLDVIRRMCTEYTDMELVTTAEGLRGAESRGKIACVLSIEGGHSLDSSLPTLRMFYLLGVRSMALTHNCNTPWAGSSSDLYNFYRRENNTLTLFGQAVVQEMNRLGMIVDLSHSSWETARAAISVSKAPVVFSHSSAYAICNHSRNVPDWLLHELKKNRGLIMVTLFSDFVACEGQANVSSVADHFDHIRNTIGAEFIGIGGDYEGVLRFPLGLEDVSKYPVLIQELLRRKWPEQEVAGVLRQNFLRVFDEVEKVRDELRLSPPGEAQIAPEAVEHPCRLVLRPPPSQAPSSAPSSGPPRLLSVALLLPASLLALH
- the dpep2 gene encoding dipeptidase 2 isoform X2, which gives rise to MPSTICSSIFRLAMFSSVCGQLLGDSETDRVQDLMSRYPLIDGHNDLALQLRRHYHNLLSRVDLQHLPSVATDIARLRAGRVQTQVFAAYVLCGAQEKDAVRLTLEQLDVIRRMCTEYTDMELVTTAEGLRGAESRGKIACVLSIEGGHSLDSSLPTLRMFYLLGVRSMALTHNCNTPWAGSSSDLYNFYRRENNTLTLFGQAVVQEMNRLGMIVDLSHSSWETARAAISVSKAPVVFSHSSAYAICNHSRNVPDWLLHELKKNRGLIMVTLFSDFVACEGQANVSSVADHFDHIRNTIGAEFIGIGGDYEGVLRFPLGLEDVSKYPVLIQELLRRKWPEQEVAGVLRQNFLRVFDEVEKVRDELRLSPPGEAQIAPEAVEHPCRLVLRPPPSQAPSSAPSSGPPRLLSVALLLPASLLALH